The genomic window agtttggaccatgatagtttgttggtgacatggacaccaaggaactctaaactctcgacccgctccactatagccctgtcgatgttaatgctggcctgttcggcccgccttttcctgtagtccacgatcagctcctttgtcttgctcaaattgaaggagaggttggtgtcctggaaccacactgccaggtctttgaactcctccccataggctgtctcatcgttgtcggtgatcaggccaaaccactgttgtgtcgtccgcaaacttaatgatggtattggagtcgtgtttggccacccagtcattggtgaacagggagtacaggaggggactaagcacacacctctgaagggccccagtgttgatgaTCCGCGtagcagacatgttgttgcctacccttaccacctgggagcggcctgtcaggaagtcaaggatccagttgcagagggaggtgtttagttccagggtcattagcttagtgatgagctttgagggcactatggtgttgaacgctgagctgtagtcaatgaacagcattctcacataggttttccttttgtccaggtgggaaagggcagtgtggagtgcaattgagattgcatcatctgtggatctgttgaggcggtatgcgaattggagtgggtctagtgtgtccgggaggatgctgttgatgtgagccatgaccagcctttcaaagcacttcatggctaccggcgtgagtgctatggggcggtaataatttagacaggttaccttcacttccttgggcacagggactatggtggtctgcttgaaacatgtaggtattacagacttggtcagggagaggttgaaaatgtcagtgaagacacttgccagttggtccgcgcatggtttgagtacacgtcctggtaatccttctggccccacggctttgtgaatgttgacctgttcaaaggttttactcacatcggctaccgagagcgttatcacacagtcgtccaaaacagctggtgctctcatgcatgcttcagtgttgcttgcctcgaagcgagcttataaggcatttagcttgtctggtaggctcgcgtcactgagcAGCTCGTGGCTGGCTTTCCTTTTGTAGGATGCTCAAGAGACAAAGTAGATTTATAAGTAATTTTACTTGGCTTGTATTCAGGCGACGAAGGTTTGTTTTGCTTTCTTTTCATCGCAGTTCCTCCCATTTTAGGTAATTATTTTATGTTAAGGGCAGGGGAGTGAACGTCTCTACTAAGTGGCCTGTTTTACGGTCTGTCAATGGACCTTGACCAATTACGTATTTTACATGTAAGGTACATTTTTGACAATATTTATACAGAAGATGTCTACATAGTTATTAATGGTTACTTATTTATTGGGAAATAAATCATTTGAACTCAGTTAAGGCCAGGcatgagcagtggtgtaaagtacttaagtaggggcctcccaagtggcgcagtgtatgacaattgagtactttttccaccactgggcagTTGAATACAGATacaaatgtaatacttttttgtATAGAATTTTTGGGGGGAATATTATATTAAAATATGCAAAGTAGGTTATATCTCAAATGTGTGCATATGCTTATACATTTTTCTGGACACTGGATTAAAGCCGCGTTTACATGCTAGTCGGAAATAATAAACTCAGAAGTTTCCGATTTGCTGACTCATTATAGAAATATGATCCCGAGTTCCCCACTTGGGAAGTATCAGATTCAACCAATAGGAAGCTATAAGTAAATAATTTACTTTCCCTTTAACTTAGAGGTTCCAATTCCGACTAGCAAGTGAACACGGCATTAGTCAGCCTAAATATTGGTTTCATGCCGGGTTCAAGTGCTAGTCAGAACTATGAAACTCTGAcatttccgacttgctaactggttgaacacGGCATGTgaataactacaaccagttagcaagtcacaCATTTCCGAGTTTAatagttccgactagcacatgAACGCAGCATAATTTTGTTAAGACACTCCAGGAGCGAATTTACTCAGAGCAGATTGTGGCTAAATACTTTTTTTGTCGTTCTATCTGTCAAATACTAAAGACATGTACATAAAATGCATTTTTGTCAAATTTTTCTGAAGACAATTTAATCTAGAATAAAAGATTTACAACAAGTCTCGAGAATATATCTAAGGATAACTACACAAAATGTTGTGAATGTAGATGCTTCTGAAGCTGAGGAAAATGAATTGGCATCTGACTTTCGGGAAATGGCAGTTAAAGACAAGTATACTTCCTTTTGATTATCAAACATCAAACACCTATTTCAATTTAGACCCAATCACCATCTCTTCAAAGTAAGTAACTACAGTACATATAGTTGAGAATGTTACATTCTCTATGAATTGGGCTTTTAAATGTGTAATTCTGTGTAGTGAGCTTTGAAATGATGTATTCATCCATTAAAAAAATTGCAGTTTAGCATTAATTGTCACAAATCTTTCCCTGGAGGCAGGTCTGCAGAGGGGTCATGcctcactagctggcacagcgaaaaagtaataaaaacgtattttaaacctaaccctaaccttaaccacactgataaccctaatgcctaacactaaccttaaattaagaccaacaagcacatttttgttttcataaatgtttacGATATAGATCATTTTGAATTTGCAGCTGCCCTATCTGCCTCCAGGGCAGATTCGTGataataaacgtcaacctgcttaAAAGTCTGTACTTTTTGAAAATACTAATAGTAGTGGATCAAAATACCAACAaatcaaaaaatgtatttcaacctgtggtgcctggccttaaaaATGTTTAAACAGTTTCTGTTTCAAGTAAAATTGAAATGCAAAAGTGTGATTCTTGTAAAGTTGTTTTCTAAATGTGCAGCATTTTATTTTTACCCTACGGTGGAATGTTTGAAATGGTGGCAAAAAGGTATTACAGTCTATTTATGTTTACTCACAGAGAAGACGCAAATAAAATGGTTATCTCGCCAACCCGGCCGGCTCTCAGCTGTCTCTATGCTGTAGCAATAGAGGCTGGGGACGAGGTTAATAAAATGGTGGTAGTACAATTACCCTCTTTAGAAGTGAAGGGAGCTCTGATATTATTGTTGCAATTTTGTTCCTATTTTTGTagtgaacatggtttgacattTGTCTGTCATTACAAGCACGACATCAAACCCTACCTCTTCCGGCAGCACGTTGCAGTGCCTTGAGTTTCCATTGCACCACAAAAAGCACTCTATATTAACATGCTTTTGAGTCACCTAGGTAGTCTACACCTTTTCTTATCAGGCATACACCCAGTCATATACTCTACACCAGGGATGGACAATTTTGATGAGGGTGGGGGCCACCAAAAGTCTGAACTtgaccttgtgtattctactattctaactcgcaACAGTAGCTTGAGACCTCAAACTAAATTCCCCAAAATGTATCCAAAGGGGGTCATGTGTTATTGTCCTATGCACAACAGTCAGTTTAACTTGCATGCtctacccaacagtgcagtaatcaatatcaaattaggacaataaaaggccactctaaattgtgcagttttgtcacacaacacaatgccacagatgtctcaaattttgagggagcgtgcaattggcatgctgactgcaagaatgttcaccagagctgttgccagagaattgaatgttaatttctgtaccataagccgcctccaacgtcattgtagagaatttggcaatatacgtccaaccggcctcacaatcgcagaccatgtgtatggcgtcgtgtgggtggttgatgtcaatgttgtgaacagcgtgccccgtggtggcggtggggttatggtatgggaaggcataagctactgacaatgaacacgattgcattttatcgataacaatttgaatgcacagagataccgtgacgagatcctgaggcccattgttgtgacattcatccgccgccatcacctcatgtttcagcatgatactgagctgacaaggtaaaaatctgtcgttctgcccctgaagaaggcagttaacccactgttcctaggccgtcattgaaaatcagaatttgttcttaactgacttgcctcgttaaataaaggttaaatatatatatatttttttaagattGGGAAtatagccaggacaccggggttaacaccccatCCAaaagactggttttctgatccacacccctactttttttaaggtactgtgaccaacagatgcatatctgtattcccagttatgtaaaatccaaagattagggcctaatttatttctttcaattgactgattccttatatgaactgtaactcagtaaaatctttgaaattgttgcatgttgcatttatatttttgttcagtatataataaAGAAAACATgagaaataagtattttattGTATTCCCTATACTAACTGTGTACATAGGCTTATTACACTATTCAGCTGCCCCCACTGCCCAAAACCTCAAAATCTTCAAAAGATGTTCATGGAGGACTGTACCATAGACAGATAATCAGATCTatggggctctctctctctctctctctctctctctctcatatagtCAACCGAAAAGACTGACTCCAAAGGTATGTCTCTCTGATCAGTCATTTTGAATGATTTTTACACGATGCACAAAACACAGATGTGTTAGCATTCTAAGAAAGTATTGAGTGTTTATCTCCAACTGGGGTTAGACTCCCAGTATTGAGGTCACTCACTCTCTGGTGACAATACGGGTCCTCTGATCTCACCTTCTCCACATCTCTCCCCATGGAAGAGACACATTCTGGATATCCACAAGGCTGTGTGAGCTGTGtcccaggagaggagaggctgtgtCCAATTGAACTTTCCCTTGCCTCTCCTTTAGTGGGTAAATCCAATGATGTATGTCTTATAAGACCAGAGGAGCACCTGCAATTCCCAGGGATTCTGATCCAGAGGAATATGTGCAGCGAGTCAGAGGGAGGGGAGGACAAGCTGGGCACAGAGGCTGAGCTGATCACCAAATCTTATATTATCAGTCAGATTCACAGATCATAAGGCGCCTATCATCACAACATCTTTACAATGGGCATGTGAGAGTAATTAGTGATATAATTCTCCTGATTTTTCATTTGTTCCACATGAACACTAGCGTGTGATATAGTTGTGATAGTCACCTCCAGAAGGAGGGACCCAAAGGGCCACAGTGTCAGAGTAATTTTTCCACAGAAACATATTTAACCAGCTGAAGTCAACTGTCTGTCTGGAATCAACAATGACTGTTTCATGACATCTGGGGGTTGTTAGAAACACTAATGGTGTTCTGCTACATTGGCACATCTCCATGCCCTGTGATGGGACTGATTGTCTGTCTGGATAGGCCAATATAGGGAGGATGAGACTATAGGTCATAGGGTATTAGGGTAGATTGTTTATTGTCAGGATTGATCCATTTTGTGTTTGTGCAATTATGAAAACTTGTCATATCAATGTAAATACAAAGCATTTGTCACAGGCGGGGTCTGAACCGTGGTCTCCCATGGGAGAAACCGACGTCTTGATCGTTAAGTGTCTGGTGATGTACAATTGTGCACTCAAAGAAATATAATATCATTCATTTTTAATAAGCAATGCCACCGACCATCAGACTTAGGCTTATGAATTATGATAATTGTATCGAGTTTTGGTTTTTGAAAGTGTACATTTGTATTACTGAAACTTACTTATTTGAGGAACATTTAATTTTGgagtttggggttagggttgcaGGAACACTCAGATCTGTGTAAGTTGGGATGTTCTCATTCTCCCAGGAAGCTAATACATAGGCTAAAGACCTGAATTATTATGTAGAAGCATGGAGCTCTTTATGGAAAGGGAAACTGATTTCCAGGCTGAGACAACTTCCAAAGACTGGGTGCTTACTGTATGTAACAAGTAGGCCTATACCTAGTGCAGTCCAATGCTAACATCTGTTAGCCTAATACAGTACAGACAACCTACTGTAGCAGCCTGACACGCTAGAAAGTATTTGCATTCTAACGACACATCCAACCTTTACACACAaacttacaaacacacacacacgcacacacgagcactcagaacatacacacacagtcaactaTGCTGTTCTATTAATGATTCCACTACCCACTTTATATTTGTAAATAGTGTAaatacagtccattattactatgCATACTACCTCTTctattacttctactacttctatttTTTAAACTCTTTTCGTTATTATTGTGTATTATTTATTAATGTAGGCCTACTGCATTGTTGAGGGAGCTATCGCAcagaagcatttcgctgcaccttttatacctgtGACAAATACGTTTGACTTAGATTTAATTCGATTTTAGCTGACCCGAACGCGTTATGCCAAAAAAGAAAACAATATTTGCATTTTTAAAAATTATACAAGTAATCCTATTTGAGGCTTCTCGCTAGAGTGGAAATGGCTCTCTAGTCATGAAAAGCGTCAGCCGCTGTACGCGCGGACTGTGGTGCTGAAGCTCCACCCCACCCTCTCCCATGCGAATAATATAAAACCCAGACAAACCACTGCAACACCTCGTCAGTAGACTTTTCCTGCGCACTTCAATCAAACGAATGATCAGTAAGTTGTCTTTGTTTAAGTTATAGGCCTACGTTTCTTTAGCCTATGGTCCTATTTTTTAGATATTTTGGGGGGATGGATTGAAATCATTGAGCTATTTGGACATTTAGGCCATTTTGTTTTGACATAGATGTGATGATGTCAGTATTTGATAAGCATTTATTCATTGTAATTTCGAAGTTTAATTAGCCTAAAACGCAATTTAACTTACTCACTCAGACTTTCTTTGTATTGTTATTTGAGAAGTTCAGATCAGATATGGTAGGTAAATCATAACAATAGTGTAATTGCATATCAAAGTTTCTCATTGTGTCAGTGTATGAATCTTTGTATTTGTTTCTCTGCAGAAGACCACTCGTGCGTAAAGTTGCTGGCCTCCTCTTCGCTCTCCATCAGTAAACCATGCACCCGTTTAACAGCAGTCTCGGTAACTTCAGTATGATGCTGGAGGTTGAGGACACGCCCAGGGATGAGAAACTGGCCAAAGTAGAGATCGCGCTGCTCAGTGTTATCTTCGTAAGCGCCTCTATCCTGAACACCGGGCTATTACTGGTTCTGTGGAAGCGGCGCAAACAGGTCTCCAGGATGCGTGTCTTCGTGTTCCATCTGTGCATCGCAGACCTGGTGGTTGCGTTTTTCCAGGTTTGCCCGCAGCTCATGTGGGACATTACGGACAGGTTCATTGGACCAGACCTGGTGTGCCGCTTGGTGAAGTATCTGCAGGTAGTGGGCATGTTTGCGTCCACCTACATGATCGTGGTGATGACCATTGACCGCTACCAGGCTATATGCAACCCCATGGTCAAGTTTCAGAGGAGGCACGCGCGCTGGAACATCCCAGTGTTCGTCGCCTGGACGATCTCCCTCGTGGGCGGCCTGCCTCAGATTTTCATCTTCTCGAGGGTCCAGGTGGCGCCCGGGGTGTTCGACTGCTGGGCGGACTTCATCCAGCCCTGGGGCCTGAAGACCTACATCACTTGGACCACGCTGGTCATCTTTGTCTTACCCATTTTGACCGTGGTGGTGTGCCAGGTGCAAATCTGTCGAGCCATCCAGGTCAACCTTTATCTAAAGACGCATCAGGAGGGGGGCAGCGGGGTGGCCTTTCCACTGCCCTCCAGAGCCAGCAGCGTGGCCAGGGTGTCCAAAGCACGAATCAAGACCGTGAAGATGACGGTGGTTATTGTGCTCGTCTACATCATCTGCTGGACTCCGTTCTTCATGGTCCAGCTTTGGTCTGTTTGGGACATGGACGCGCCGACGGAAAGTAAGAACACGGATATCAATCTTATTATAACTAAATAAAAAAGTCAACAATTATGACTGTCGATGTAGCCTAGTGATTTATTGTTTACTCGCCCTCTGACTTTGGGTAAGCTAGTCTACCTGTGCGTAATTTCATCGTGTGTTATTGTCATTGCAGCGACAACGTTCACCATCCTGATGCTGTTGGCGAGTCTGAACAGCTGCACAAACCCCTGCATCTACCTGCTCTTCAGCGGCCAGCTGCCCAAGAAGCTGGAAACGGTGCTGTGCCGGAGTCCGTCCGAAGCGAAAGACTCCTTTAATGATGAGGCCGCGGTGGTCAGCTCGCTCTACGTGAGCTTCAAAAGCATTTCCGACTCCAAATAGGCAGCTCTAATACGCAGCTCTAATGACGGGCTATTTCCATGCTATTTACTCCCTCGATATCATGGTCAAGATATGTCAAGTGATCTTTCGGGGACATTAAAGCACTCACTATAATGGAGCCAGAAATAGGTAGGATAATTGTGAGCTGACCGTAGGGTATGTGCACCGCTAATGGATAAAGGTGCTGTAGGCTGGTGCTGAGCGTCACAGGGAGCTAAATCAAGGTTGTAATACCTATGTCAGACAACATAGGAATGAGAGACATTGTGACAAGGTGTGGTCAACATGTCGGTGGAGTCCAGAAAATAGATTCGTTTGGTACCTTTTGTGAATAATCGTCCAAATCTAATCTCACAAAATCCATGTTAACACCTGCAAACTGTTTGACAACATTTTGTATAGCAGGCATATAGAATGCATTTACTGCCTGTTATTATTGTTATATGTAATACATCTATTGTAAACGATCAAACTTTCATCATCAACAGTGGAGAAGCTGTTTAGTGCTTTTAggattatgtatttatttatttaacctttatttaactaggcaagtcaggccAGGCAGAGACATTGTGAAATAATAATTTACAAAATAGAAGCTGTGTGTTCACAGAGACAGTCCAGGTTTGATGTAGTTTAACAAGACAGGCCGACAAGCCAACTTTAGAGAGACCAGACAGATTTTTGGAAAACCTTAACTTTGTACATACAAAAAAACGATGCTTGAAAGTCTTCTCTAATGTTTATCTTCTATGTTGTAAACTGAGAAAGACACCAATGATTTTGTAGTGCAAGCGATTATAAAATAAACTACCACATTTTTGTGAGTCAATAGCTAGGTTTTCATGCGAATGAATATTAAAGAATTTAAAAAGtcgcataaaaacaatatgctcaTTTTCGCATTaaagatgtgtttccatcaaattgatttGTTGCACGATAAAAAAAATACCTTGTAGCGATAAATTGCCATGTACCGAATaagaaaatacaagttaaatgggtttccatcgcattttcaactctacagaTGGTTTACTCACAAAATAAATGTGCTTTATTGAGCaagtgtgcccactctggtattggcacgtgcgctctagccataTAGTAGATTCTGTACAGTCGTGTATCTGagcgctgttggctagagcgcacgtatagcctacatgatgagattattatggacaaaagagcgagatattttttttgtcaaatggcagccaaacATCGATCatatgtcaccagaataagaccctcaatatgtATTGGAAAAGAGCAACAAGCTCATCACCGTGAACTTTCACCAttctgtgaagttcatcataacttatttcatctgtagcttaataaactgcatgctttcccgagtcgtagtggaaggaacacacaacatgtcatcgcgtgactccaagtttacttagATATGATGGTTATTGCAGTATATCAATATTTGAGCACAAAGGCATTTCCACCGCAATTTCTCGCATAATAAATTGTACAAAACGATCCCATTTTGTCTAGAGTATTTAGAACATTTTACCGACAAATGTGTTTTCATCATCTGTCACGACATTTTTTATCCAACATGTACTTTAGtagcataaaaaggttggatggaaacctggttactgacagcaatggagttggcaagaaTAAGAACATATCTGGGATCAAGCTAGGTTTACCGGTATGAATCTTTATAAGAGCTGCTTACCATAGTTTCTCCCTGACTATAGGCTTAGGGTGTTTCACACTTGGTCCCTTTCAGATCATTTTTTTGTTTCGCTTATTTTTGTGTGCAGTGTGAACACGCCAAAGAAACCCAGACCGCTCAAAAGAGCCCCTGAAGCGAACCCAACTGTGCCGGTTTCAATAAGTGGTCTGAGTTCGGTTCGCTTGAAATCCGCACTGCGGTTCCCTTTTTAAggcaatgttttatttattttaccattatttaactaggcaagtcagttaacaacaaattcttattttcaatgacggcctaggaacagtgggttaacaatCACTAATCAATATAGAAAAACAGCACATTATTTTCTGCGAACCAGCACATCATCATCTTCTCTATTGTGGCACCAATGAAAAGGTGTTGCAGTAGACTAGTGTGTCGTGCGGGAATAATGACAAGCGAACCTGGGGAGCTTTGTGTTACTaacggggcggcaggtaacctagtgccaacctttcggttacaagtccaacgctctaaccactagtctactgCAACACCTTTTCATTGGTGCCACAATAGAGAGAAAATAATGTGAGCTGTTTTTGTATATTGATTAGTGATTGTCACTGATGCACAGTAATTCCAAAATATGTGTGGAGATTTTAGTTCAgattatttgtttgcaatatgtgaTCTATATAAGACGTTTATTCGATTGTGGAGTTTGAATAGTGTTAGAGGCCACAACATACTGTATTTGATGAGAATCACAACATACATTCTATCCCTTAAAGGGGCTGTAGCCTACATTGGGTGTACAATGATCATTTACAGCATTATTTCATCTGCAGTTATTCTTCTGCTGTTTATGCTGTTACCAATAATATTCACATGTTAATAGTATCTTCTGATCTCAATTACTATGTCATATTTTAACTAAATGTAATCGATTAgcttccaaaatgttttttttttttttaaagtaagctACCTGTACTGTATCTCTAGCTGTCCGATAACATGTTCTGATGAAATGGCTTGACCTGTCCTTTGTAAAAACCCAGagtgcattgagtgaatgttggGGAAAAAATCGTGGTTCCTTTCTAAACATtgcaatgtgaatgcaaagaaGACTCAGACCACAAAATGGGCGAAGTGAACTGGCaaaagagttgagtcctcattcaaaggcaaaGGCAgtatgaatacaaaaataactgaGTTCACTTTAAGAGGACTGAGATTGGTTATTTTAAAGAGGACTACATGTGAAAACACTCTTACTCTACAGcaaggtttcccaaactcggtcatGGGTTTGGGAAATCCTGCTCTACCGTATGAACAGGTGACACAACAGAATCATGTGGCTTTCCAAGGGAATGGATATAAGCATATTTTCTGCTCCATTTACAATGTTGCATTGGAAGAATGGTTTGTCAGATGAAGTGTTCCAAAGATCAATACATGTCATCAGAAAGCTGTTATTAGCTGTTCTTTTCCAGGATCAGTCACTGTGCAGCACTGGGAAACCAGGCTGTACTGTGTGTCAGCCTGTCAATCAATCACAggtaatgtgtatgtgtgtgtaagcgATTTGGAGGCCAGTCTGAGGCCCCGCCCATGTCTATTTAACACAATCATGTCTACTGAACAAAGGGCTGTTCGAAGCAGAATGAAAAGGCTAACTGAAAGACTTGAAATGCCCTTCACTAGTAAAGGTATGTGCATGACCACATATAACATGTTAAAATTCTACGGAGAGCCACACAGATTTTTTGGGGACCGATTTGATCATCAAAGCAGTTTGTGGGCAAGAAAAAGGGCAGTTATTTTAAAATGTACACATTTAGGTCCATGTCATTTCTACATACTGTATTTTCTTTCTGGTTTTGACATTCAAGTTAGGAAGGAACAGATGTGGAAATTCTGGGGCAatacttacagtgcatttggaaagtattaaaatcccttgactttttccacattttgttacgttacagccttattctaaaatgtatttaattgttttttccccctcatcaatctacacacaataccccataatgacaaagcaaaaacaggtttttagaaatgtttgctaatatataaataaataaaaacctgaaatatcacatttacacaagtattcagacactttgcaattaactcga from Salmo trutta chromosome 16, fSalTru1.1, whole genome shotgun sequence includes these protein-coding regions:
- the LOC115149867 gene encoding vasopressin V2 receptor-like — protein: MHPFNSSLGNFSMMLEVEDTPRDEKLAKVEIALLSVIFVSASILNTGLLLVLWKRRKQVSRMRVFVFHLCIADLVVAFFQVCPQLMWDITDRFIGPDLVCRLVKYLQVVGMFASTYMIVVMTIDRYQAICNPMVKFQRRHARWNIPVFVAWTISLVGGLPQIFIFSRVQVAPGVFDCWADFIQPWGLKTYITWTTLVIFVLPILTVVVCQVQICRAIQVNLYLKTHQEGGSGVAFPLPSRASSVARVSKARIKTVKMTVVIVLVYIICWTPFFMVQLWSVWDMDAPTETTTFTILMLLASLNSCTNPCIYLLFSGQLPKKLETVLCRSPSEAKDSFNDEAAVVSSLYVSFKSISDSK